The nucleotide sequence GATTAGCAGAGCTGTCCTTCTAGCACCACAATGTTTGCCCTGACCACCTATACCTTTGTGCAGTGGCTGGCCGATTAGCAGGGCTGTCCTTCCAGCACCAGTCAATTATATATTTGCTACCATTGCAATACTTAATACTTAATGAATATTAAGCTCATAAGACAAGTATATAATAGCATAGACTAGCGTAGACTATGTGAACTCACTGACCTTTCGGAAGGAACGAAGGGCCTAAACCTCCACTGGTCCTCGTCACCGTCAAAGTGAAGCCGGTTCATAATTTTGTTCTTATCTTTGGGAGGGATGAAATTCTCAATTAAGAGATACCTGCAGGTAACACATAAAACAACATTATGAAAAGTGAACCAATTggggtagtgtgtttgtgtgtgattatACGTTATTAAAACTTACTTGAACTTGAGTTCTCTGGTGAGTTCATTCTGTGTCTGCTCAAGCTCCTGTCTAGTAACTACATGCTCATCAATGACGTCCCCAATCTCTGCCTTCACCAACTGCAGCTTGGCATACAACTGGATCAACAAGTTAGGAAACACAATAGGAGAGCACAACCATTGAATGTTAATATCCTAATCAAAATAACCAGAAATGAGGGAATAGGGTTTTGTATCAGAACACTGTCTAAAATCCCTTTATATTAAAAATAAGGTTATGATAATGATCCCTGATGGGCTTTAGGGATATGGAGGGTTggagtcaattccatttaaattccagtcaaaTCAGATTTACACTGAAATGTAaattctcttcaatgcttttcaattaggAAAATTTGGATTTGGAGTTTGGTTTACTTTCTggattgactggaattgaaatggaatagACCCCAACCCTGCTGGTTTGTAGTGCATCTTACCCTCTTCAGCTTCTTGGTCTTGAGATCCACCTCCTGCTGCAGGGAGGAGAAggtctctctcagctctcccgTCTCCTCATCCTGAGCCATCACCTGCTGCTggatctctctctcccgtcttatctaaatacaaatacaaaatgaCTTTTATTTTCCAGTGTGGGAACTTCCTTTGTGTAGTCGTGTTTCACAATAAAGTGAGGCCTGGCCTGCACGCAAACAATACAACATTTTGTTTTTCATATCATAGCCGCACTCCAAGGTGCTGACCAAAATCTAAGATACGTAACACAGAGATACTAAACAAAGAATAAACctgcatgtacagtaccagtcaaaagtttggacacacctactcattcaagggttttccttaattgttactattttctacatagaataagacatcaaaactatgaaataacacgtatagaatcatgtagtaaccaaaaaagtgttaaacaaatctaagtatattttatattcttcaaagtagccaagcTTTGCTTTTGATGtctttctacaatgtagaaaatagtaaaaaataaagaaaaacccttgaatgagtaggtgtgtccaaacatttgactggtactgtacattgagAAACATTAAATAATATTGAATTACCACTTTCATCAGGGTCATCAGACACAGCACTATTTGTGTTATAGTAGAGTGATAGCCTAGTTGTTTTTTGCCTTCTCCATGTATCCCTCAATCTATCAAATGAACATACCCTATTGGTTTGTAGACGATCTCTCACCTGTTCTGCAATCTCTTGCCTCTTCAATTCCAGCATCTTCTGTTGCTCATTAGTGTGGTCAATAATGTTCTTTCCCCCAGCCAATATTTTGCTCTCCATTGCCTGGAGAGAAAGACACATGGCCATATGGATGGCTGATTATTGGAAGGACGGACGCTCTGTATCACCAATACATAATGTATCatattaaacatatcaaaatgcACATCATTGTCTcatacagaaacagagaaaaTAATGTATTGTCACCTTATATTTCTCAATAATCTTTTCCATAGCTTCCTGTTCCTTCTGCATGTCGTCCATCATCCTTTCCTTTTCCATCTGTTCTTTTTCACCAAATGGCTTCCATTTCTCTCTGGCCCCTGGGCTGCTATGGGTGCTGGTGGGAAAAGCCTTTTTGGGGCTATCATCCACAGAGCTAAATCTATGTATCGGTATTCTGGAGGTTACAGTTTTTTGGGGACTGGCCTCTACAGAGTTATCCATGGAGTTGAATCTCTCTACCCCCTTTTCATCCTCTTCTATCATCTTGCTTTCTTCTTCTTCCTTTATATAGTATTCCTCATTCCGCTTCCATTCTGCTTCCAGTGCCTTCCACAACTCTGCATCCCTTTCTCTGTGGGCTACATCCTCAACAATCATACTTTTAGTGAGTCTTCTGctattcctccttctcctcctctccttcgccAGCGTCCCTCGCTCCTCCAGCTGGGCCTTCAGGCGGGCAATCTCCTCCTGGAACTCTCTCAGCAGAGCATCCTTTGGATCCTCATTGATTTTGGGTTTGTTCTTTATATTTTTGGCTCGGTTTGCGTACCGTAGGGTGGTCAGGGATTCTTCATAGTGCTTGGACGCTGGTCCCAGAGTGGCTACCATGACTGTCTTAGCATTGCCACCCAGTGAATCCTGGAGTAGACGGGTCAGTTTGGAGTCCCTGTAAGGGATGTGGGTGCTCTTTCCATCCACCAGAGCTGAGATGACATTACCCAGTGCTGAGAGGGACAGGTTGATTTTAGTGGCCTCTTTCAGGCGCTCCCCTTTAGCACCCGTCTTGCTCTG is from Oncorhynchus masou masou isolate Uvic2021 chromosome 32, UVic_Omas_1.1, whole genome shotgun sequence and encodes:
- the LOC135525591 gene encoding kinesin-like protein KIF3B, which codes for MSRPKPCEAVKVVVRCRPFNRREETMDNDNILDVNSKLGQITLRNPRASPEEVMKSFTFDAVYDFESKQSDIYDDTVRPLVDSVLQGFNGTIFAYGQTGTGKTYTMLGMPTDNERGIIPNSFNHIFTQISRSQNQQYLVRASYLEIYREEVRDLLCKDNKKLDLKENPDSGVYVKDLSSVVTKNVMELEHVMNIGDESRSVGFTNMNERSSRSHAIFMITVECSEKGADGEDHIRVGKLNMVDLAGSERQSKTGAKGERLKEATKINLSLSALGNVISALVDGKSTHIPYRDSKLTRLLQDSLGGNAKTVMVATLGPASKHYEESLTTLRYANRAKNIKNKPKINEDPKDALLREFQEEIARLKAQLEERGTLAKERRRRRNSRRLTKSMIVEDVAHRERDAELWKALEAEWKRNEEYYIKEEEESKMIEEDEKGVERFNSMDNSVEASPQKTVTSRIPIHRFSSVDDSPKKAFPTSTHSSPGAREKWKPFGEKEQMEKERMMDDMQKEQEAMEKIIEKYKAMESKILAGGKNIIDHTNEQQKMLELKRQEIAEQIRREREIQQQVMAQDEETGELRETFSSLQQEVDLKTKKLKRLYAKLQLVKAEIGDVIDEHVVTRQELEQTQNELTRELKFKYLLIENFIPPKDKNKIMNRLHFDGDEDQWRFRPFVPSESKSAHQVKRRPTSVVGYKRPISQYAQMAVTAGAPCRYRAENVMLLELDMSPPSMYNLNLNGAHLEQNFGGHGSPRRDLLANVPFRDRATVSGRVRKSRSWYQAPRSSSSCVSSSSSSSSITSGPQTQCSPHPQRLSSAIYTPLEGSIPGGP